Proteins encoded within one genomic window of Felis catus isolate Fca126 chromosome C1, F.catus_Fca126_mat1.0, whole genome shotgun sequence:
- the AMIGO1 gene encoding amphoterin-induced protein 1, giving the protein MQPQRDPRGLWLLLLSLFLLLFEVARAARPVVSCPAACLCASNILSCSKQQLPNVPHSLPSYTALLDLSHNNLSRLRAEWTPTRLIHLQSLLLSHNHLNFISSEAFSPVPNLRYLDLSSNQLRTLDEFLFSELQALEVLLLYNNHIMAVDRCAFDDMTQLQKLYLSQNQISRFPLELVKEGAKLPKLTLLDLSSNKLKNLPLPDLQKLPAWVKNGLYLHNNPLHCDCELYQLFSHWQYRQLSSVMDFQEDLYCMSSKKLHNVFNLSFLNCSEYKERAWEAHLGDTLTIKCDTKQQGMTKVWVTPSNERVLDEVANSTVTVSKDGSLHFQQVQVEDGGVYTCYAMGEAFNETLSVELKVYNFTLHGHHDTLNTAYTTLVGCILSVVLVLIYLYLTPCRCWCRGVEKPSSHQGDSLSSSMLSTTPNHDPMAGGDKDDGFDRRVAFLEPAGPGQGQNGKLKPGNTLPVPEATGKGQRRMSDPESVSSVFSDTPIVV; this is encoded by the coding sequence ATGCAACCCCAGCGTGACCCGCGAGGCCTCTGGCTCCTGCTGCTGTCCTTGTTCCTGCTCCTCTTTGAGGTGGCCAGGGCCGCCCGTCCTGTGGTTAGCTGCCCTGCTGCCTGCCTGTGCGCCAGCAACATCCTCAGTTGCTCCAAGCAGCAGCTGCCCAACGTGCCCCACTCCTTACCCAGCTACACCGCACTGTTAGACCTCAGCCACAACAACCTGAGCCGCCTGCGGGCGGAGTGGACGCCCACACGCCTGATCCACCTGCAGTCCCTGCTGCTGAGCCACAACCACCTGAACTTCATCTCCTCTGAGGCCTTTTCCCCAGTGCCCAACCTGCGCTACCTGGACCTCTCCTCCAACCAGCTCCGTACACTGGACGAGTTCCTGTTCAGTGAACTACAAGCGCTGGAGGTGCTGCTGCTCTACAATAACCATATTATGGCAGTGGACCGCTGCGCCTTCGACGACATGACCCAGCTGCAGAAACTCTACTTGAGCCAGAACCAGATTTCCCGCTTCCCTCTGGAGCTGGTTAAGGAAGGAGCCAAGCTACCCAAACTAACACTCCTGGATCTCTCCTCCAACAAGCTGAAGAACTTGCCATTGCCCGACCTGCAGAAGCTGCCGGCATGGGTCAAGAACGGGCTGTACCTGCACAACAACCCCCTGCACTGTGACTGTGAGCTCTACCAGCTCTTTTCGCACTGGCAGTACCGGCAGCTGAGCTCCGTGATGGACTTTCAGGAGGACCTGTACTGTATGAGCTCCAAAAAGCTGCACAATGTCTTCAACCTGAGTTTCCTCAACTGCAGCGAGTACAAGGAGCGTGCCTGGGAAGCCCACTTGGGGGACACCTTGACCATCAAGTGTGACACCAAGCAGCAGGGCATGACCAAGGTGTGGGTGACGCCAAGCAACGAACGGGTGCTAGATGAGGTGGCCAACAGCACAGTGACCGTGTCCAAGGACGGCAGTCTTCATTTCCAGCAGGTGCAGGTTGAGGATGGGGGTGTGTACACCTGCTACGCCATGGGGGAGGCTTTCAACGAGACACTGTCTGTGGAGTTGAAAGTGTATAATTTCACCTTGCACGGACACCACGACACCCTCAACACAGCCTATACCACCCTAGTGGGCTGTATCCTCAGTGTGGTCCTGGTCCTCATATACCTGTACCTAACCCCTTGCCGATGCTGGTGCCGGGGTGTCGAGAAACCATCCAGCCATCAAGGAGACAGCCTCAGCTCTTCCATGCTTAGTACCACACCCAATCACGATCCTATGGCCGGTGGGGACAAGGATGATGGTTTTGACCGGCGGGTGGCTTTCCTGGAGCCTGCTGGCCCCGGGCAGGGTCAAAATGGCAAGCTGAAGCCAGGCAACACCCTGCCAGTGCCCGAGGCAACAGGCAAGGGCCAGCGGAGGATGTCGGATCCAGAATCGGTCAGCTCGGTCTTCTCTGATACACCCATTGTGGTGTGA